The Streptomyces sp. NBC_01275 genome has a segment encoding these proteins:
- a CDS encoding DUF3500 domain-containing protein, whose product MTEAADAFVDTLDSDQQSEVLLDLTEANATAWSNLPCGSTCRVGIELSSLTDDQLTAAKAVLKAAAGTSSGAGYDQISQILLADDVLGETASGYGSGNYYLAFLGAPSTDGTWQLHFGGHHLAVNLTYADGEVTGTSPFFIGVEPSSWTADDGTSYAPMDGMRDGMLAVLGSLSADELTTAKLSESFSDVLLGPDEDGEFPTTKEGVAVGDLTDAQQQLVLDAIEPWVDGVDDTTAASLLSTYESELDETYLSYSGGTDLDTQGDYVRIDGPSVWIEFVCQDGVIYTDQIHYHSVYRDHTRDYGGEFSF is encoded by the coding sequence GTGACCGAAGCCGCCGACGCGTTCGTGGACACCCTGGACTCCGATCAACAGTCGGAGGTGCTTCTCGACCTCACCGAGGCGAACGCCACGGCTTGGTCGAACCTTCCGTGCGGTTCGACCTGTCGGGTCGGCATCGAGCTGAGCTCGCTCACCGACGACCAACTCACCGCCGCCAAGGCGGTGCTGAAGGCGGCAGCGGGCACCAGCAGCGGCGCCGGGTACGACCAGATCAGCCAGATCCTGCTGGCCGACGACGTCCTCGGCGAAACCGCCAGCGGCTACGGCAGCGGCAACTACTACCTGGCGTTCCTGGGCGCTCCGAGCACGGACGGTACGTGGCAGCTGCACTTCGGCGGTCACCACCTCGCGGTCAACCTCACCTACGCGGATGGGGAGGTCACCGGCACCAGCCCGTTCTTCATCGGGGTGGAGCCGTCCAGCTGGACCGCGGACGACGGCACCTCGTACGCGCCCATGGACGGAATGCGTGACGGGATGCTCGCCGTGCTCGGCAGCCTGAGCGCGGACGAGCTCACCACGGCGAAGCTCTCCGAATCATTCAGCGACGTGCTGCTCGGCCCGGACGAGGACGGCGAGTTCCCGACGACCAAGGAGGGCGTAGCGGTCGGCGATCTGACGGACGCCCAGCAGCAGCTGGTGCTCGACGCCATCGAACCCTGGGTCGACGGCGTCGACGACACGACTGCCGCTTCGCTGTTGAGCACGTACGAGTCGGAACTCGACGAGACCTACCTCTCGTACTCCGGCGGAACCGATCTGGACACCCAGGGCGACTACGTGCGCATCGACGGGCCGAGTGTCTGGATCGAGTTCGTCTGCCAGGACGGTGTGATCTACACGGACCAGATTCACTACCACTCCGTGTATCGCGACCACACCCGCGACTACGGTGGAGAGTTCTCGTTCTGA
- a CDS encoding helix-turn-helix domain-containing protein: MCEQKIKPLEVAKRHRVSRKSAYRWHRLWRNGRIEAATSPSRTKQASPADRPEAAPGAARTHPGRDGEWTVLGTAVGGRADRDATWLTDPAVPSADRPPRG; this comes from the coding sequence TTGTGCGAGCAGAAGATCAAGCCGCTGGAGGTCGCCAAGCGCCACCGGGTGAGCCGGAAGTCGGCCTACCGGTGGCACCGACTGTGGCGGAACGGCCGGATCGAGGCAGCTACATCTCCTTCGAGGACGAAGCAGGCTTCACCCGCCGACCGCCCCGAGGCCGCACCTGGGGCGGCGCGGACACACCCCGGTCGTGACGGTGAGTGGACGGTGCTCGGGACGGCTGTCGGTGGCCGGGCTGATCGCGATGCGACCTGGCTTACGGACCCGGCTGTGCCATCGGCTGATCGCCCACCCCGCGGGTAA
- a CDS encoding LysR substrate-binding domain-containing protein, whose amino-acid sequence MTATGQTVVGHCGVGLIEDLTAAPLAQALADFARMHSQATLELVSAPGPAMRRAFTGNRIHLAPCEPSHLPEPTHWTVRLPLVWAARPEADLGLDPLPLALFSQLCRWRMPVLGTLKDSGHAWRIAFGSTSLTGVHGAVRASPVSSDDRVLCVRRHPATEPPQNPLADHGDRC is encoded by the coding sequence GTGACCGCGACCGGCCAGACCGTGGTCGGGCACTGCGGCGTAGGCCTGATCGAGGACCTCACCGCCGCGCCCCTCGCGCAGGCCCTGGCCGACTTCGCCCGCATGCACTCGCAAGCGACGCTGGAGCTGGTCAGCGCGCCCGGACCGGCGATGAGAAGGGCCTTCACGGGCAACCGCATCCACTTGGCGCCGTGCGAGCCGTCTCATCTCCCCGAACCGACACACTGGACCGTACGGCTGCCACTGGTGTGGGCTGCCCGGCCCGAGGCGGATCTCGGTCTGGACCCGCTGCCGCTCGCGCTGTTCTCGCAGCTGTGCCGCTGGCGCATGCCGGTGCTCGGCACCCTCAAGGACAGCGGACACGCCTGGCGTATCGCCTTCGGGAGCACCAGCCTGACCGGTGTTCACGGCGCGGTCCGTGCCTCACCTGTTTCCAGTGATGACCGTGTCCTATGTGTGAGGCGGCATCCGGCCACGGAGCCTCCGCAAAACCCGTTGGCGGACCACGGCGACCGTTGCTAG
- a CDS encoding dienelactone hydrolase family protein: MQFTSEQRLDDGVLEREFTLGEIPGTLWTPGSAPAPLVLMAHNNGLPKAEPRLVARARYTAARGYAVATIDAAGCGDRPRSAADEQARADLRRAMQAGEPVDEIFESFIGPLVENAVPEWQTTLDVLLELPEIGGPVGYSGGWTALGIRLAVVEPRIAVAGFFAGGYVPRAQREEARQVTIPLLYLLQWDDEGNPRQRALDLFDAFGSKEKTLHANLGGHTGTPWFELEDGCRFLDRHLK; the protein is encoded by the coding sequence ATGCAGTTCACTTCCGAACAGCGCCTCGACGACGGCGTCCTCGAGCGCGAATTCACCCTCGGCGAGATCCCCGGCACCCTGTGGACGCCCGGATCCGCACCGGCTCCGCTGGTCCTGATGGCCCACAACAACGGCCTGCCCAAGGCGGAACCCCGGCTGGTGGCCCGGGCCCGGTACACCGCGGCGCGCGGCTACGCGGTGGCCACCATCGACGCCGCCGGGTGCGGTGACCGTCCCCGTTCCGCCGCCGACGAGCAGGCCCGTGCCGACCTCCGGCGGGCGATGCAGGCCGGCGAGCCGGTCGACGAGATCTTCGAGTCCTTCATCGGCCCGCTGGTCGAAAACGCGGTCCCGGAATGGCAGACCACTCTGGACGTCCTCCTTGAGCTGCCCGAGATCGGCGGCCCGGTCGGGTACTCAGGGGGGTGGACCGCCCTCGGCATTCGGCTGGCGGTGGTCGAGCCGCGCATCGCGGTCGCAGGCTTCTTCGCCGGGGGGTACGTGCCCCGCGCCCAGCGCGAGGAGGCCCGGCAGGTCACCATTCCGCTGCTGTACTTGCTGCAGTGGGACGACGAGGGGAACCCCCGGCAACGGGCCCTGGACCTGTTCGACGCTTTCGGCAGCAAGGAGAAGACGCTGCACGCCAATCTGGGCGGGCACACCGGCACCCCGTGGTTCGAACTGGAGGACGGGTGCCGGTTCTTGGACCGACACCTGAAGTGA
- a CDS encoding MFS transporter, with protein sequence MSDASGIEIATDVPRQVPLRRNKGFRMLWIGQLLSDTGTHISGIAYPLLILALTHSAVLAGVVGTVRAITLLCLQLPAGALSDRFDRRLTMIICDAVRASLLALLGILIVLDLASWPVVLAVSLIEGAAGVMFDPSAAAALPGIVPDGQLEQAWAATEARTYGAGLAGPALGGVLFGVGRAVPFLADAVSFAVSCGTVSRIRGRFRPENTAGRTALWREVTDGLQLVWQVPVLRAAVIQTPLVNFAFSGVLFSITLAMRQHGSSTTVIGLAQAAIAVGGLLGAVVAPRLQGRMRLATLTTTITLAGALLFGAASLLIPSPLVAVPVALALLLAPAANAALVAVVLRSAPEEMRGRVISTVVMAATALAALAPLIAGLMVQHVSGAWAVGAFAATTAAAAALCLILPGFRHAESPAAAPG encoded by the coding sequence GTGAGCGACGCCAGCGGGATCGAGATAGCCACCGATGTGCCACGACAGGTTCCGCTCCGGCGCAACAAGGGCTTCCGGATGCTGTGGATCGGCCAGTTGCTGTCCGATACCGGCACACACATCAGCGGGATCGCCTACCCGCTGCTCATCCTGGCCCTGACCCACTCGGCGGTGCTCGCCGGGGTGGTGGGCACGGTGCGGGCAATCACCCTGCTATGCCTGCAACTACCCGCCGGGGCGCTGTCGGACCGGTTCGACCGGCGGCTGACGATGATCATCTGCGACGCCGTGCGCGCCTCCCTGCTGGCTCTGCTCGGCATCCTGATCGTGCTGGATCTCGCGTCCTGGCCGGTGGTCCTGGCCGTGAGCCTGATAGAGGGGGCCGCCGGTGTCATGTTCGACCCGTCCGCCGCCGCCGCACTGCCGGGAATCGTGCCGGACGGGCAGCTCGAGCAGGCGTGGGCGGCCACCGAAGCCCGGACGTACGGCGCCGGCCTGGCCGGCCCGGCGCTCGGCGGGGTGCTGTTCGGGGTGGGCCGGGCCGTCCCGTTCCTGGCCGACGCCGTCTCCTTCGCGGTCTCGTGCGGCACGGTGAGCCGGATCCGCGGGCGATTCCGCCCGGAGAACACGGCCGGGCGCACAGCGTTGTGGCGTGAGGTGACCGATGGCCTGCAACTCGTCTGGCAGGTGCCAGTTCTGCGCGCGGCGGTGATCCAGACGCCCCTGGTGAACTTCGCCTTCAGCGGCGTGCTCTTCAGCATCACCCTGGCGATGCGACAACACGGCTCCTCCACCACGGTGATCGGCCTGGCGCAGGCAGCCATCGCGGTCGGCGGACTGCTCGGCGCCGTGGTCGCACCCCGGCTGCAAGGGCGTATGCGCCTGGCAACCCTCACCACCACGATCACCCTGGCCGGGGCCCTGCTGTTCGGCGCTGCGTCCTTGCTCATCCCGTCACCGCTGGTGGCGGTGCCGGTCGCCCTGGCGCTGCTGCTCGCGCCGGCCGCGAACGCTGCGCTGGTCGCCGTGGTGCTTCGCAGCGCGCCGGAGGAAATGCGTGGCCGAGTCATCAGCACCGTGGTGATGGCGGCCACCGCGCTCGCGGCACTGGCGCCACTGATCGCCGGCCTGATGGTCCAGCACGTGTCCGGCGCCTGGGCGGTAGGCGCCTTCGCCGCCACGACCGCCGCCGCGGCCGCACTGTGCCTGATCCTGCCAGGTTTTCGGCACGCGGAGTCCCCGGCCGCCGCACCTGGCTGA
- a CDS encoding HupE/UreJ family protein, translated as MPHSVLLLDVHETSVSAELELPVDDFSRASAIDLTDATAVELSAKTTAIRRYLAAHLHPTTVRGKAWDVTFGEITLDRTRQTSTGTYRELTVQATLTPPSGGDPRHFVLDYDAIVHQVVTHIALISVRQDWATGRVSEEQDAATQVGVVRIDVRSMAVPALTINLESGSVWNGTFTMFRLGATHILEGTDHLLFLLILLLPAPLRAAGNRWRGTVGARTSINRIARTTLAFTIGHSLALALSAFGRLDIPAQPVEAFIAVSILVGAAHAIRPLFPGREAVVAGVFGLGHGLAFSLTLAEMNLSTAQLALSLLGFNLGIEGMQLLLVLLALPSLLLLSRLPRHSVVRCACAALTAAAALGWLLDRIGMPNPMARAADSAGSHTSQLFVVLIGTAALSVLRMGALYRRDRRLLHTTGVLNTDGHGRTAAADPGLTRERRAAAGNETFSRRIERRRPAHPAHSNGQSLHDQARRRAVRVGTVDADHEDSGEPHDR; from the coding sequence ATGCCTCACTCTGTGCTCCTGCTCGACGTGCACGAGACGTCGGTGAGCGCCGAACTGGAACTCCCGGTGGACGATTTCTCCCGGGCGAGCGCAATCGACCTGACCGACGCCACCGCCGTCGAGCTGTCGGCGAAGACCACCGCGATCCGCCGCTACCTGGCCGCCCATCTGCACCCCACGACCGTCCGGGGCAAGGCATGGGACGTCACCTTCGGCGAGATCACACTGGACCGGACGCGGCAGACCTCCACCGGTACGTACCGCGAACTGACCGTCCAGGCCACGCTCACCCCGCCTTCCGGCGGGGACCCGCGCCACTTCGTCCTCGACTACGACGCCATCGTCCACCAGGTCGTCACCCACATCGCCCTGATCTCCGTCCGTCAGGACTGGGCCACGGGCCGAGTGTCCGAGGAACAGGACGCCGCCACCCAGGTGGGAGTCGTCCGCATCGACGTCCGCAGCATGGCGGTCCCGGCTCTCACCATCAACCTGGAGAGCGGAAGCGTCTGGAACGGGACCTTCACCATGTTCCGGCTCGGCGCCACCCACATCCTCGAAGGCACCGATCATCTGCTCTTCCTGCTCATCCTCCTCCTGCCCGCGCCACTGCGCGCGGCTGGGAACCGTTGGCGAGGGACGGTCGGCGCCCGGACCTCCATCAACCGCATCGCCCGCACCACCCTCGCCTTCACCATCGGGCATTCCCTGGCGCTCGCCCTGAGCGCCTTCGGTCGCCTCGACATCCCGGCCCAGCCGGTCGAAGCGTTCATCGCCGTCAGCATCCTTGTCGGCGCCGCCCATGCGATACGGCCCCTCTTCCCAGGGCGCGAGGCCGTCGTCGCCGGGGTCTTCGGTCTCGGGCACGGCCTGGCGTTCTCCCTCACCCTCGCCGAGATGAACCTCTCCACCGCCCAACTCGCCCTCAGCCTCTTGGGATTCAATCTCGGCATCGAGGGGATGCAACTCCTGCTCGTTCTCCTCGCCCTGCCGAGCCTGCTCCTCCTCTCCCGGCTGCCCAGGCACTCCGTCGTGCGCTGCGCCTGCGCGGCGCTGACCGCAGCCGCCGCCCTCGGCTGGCTGCTCGACCGCATCGGCATGCCCAACCCGATGGCCCGCGCCGCGGACAGCGCCGGGTCCCACACATCCCAGCTGTTCGTCGTCCTCATCGGCACCGCTGCACTCTCCGTACTCCGGATGGGCGCCCTCTACCGCCGCGACCGAAGGCTGCTGCACACGACAGGAGTGCTGAACACCGATGGACATGGCCGCACCGCGGCTGCAGACCCTGGCCTCACGCGGGAGCGGCGGGCCGCAGCCGGGAACGAGACCTTCTCGCGGCGCATCGAAAGAAGAAGGCCGGCTCACCCCGCACACTCCAACGGGCAGTCACTTCACGATCAAGCACGACGCCGGGCAGTCCGGGTCGGCACCGTCGACGCTGATCACGAAGACTCCGGGGAACCACATGACCGCTGA
- a CDS encoding NAD(P)/FAD-dependent oxidoreductase gives MNAAALPARTEVAIVGAGPAGLALAVTLAASGIDFVVLDKLAEGANTSRAAVVHARTLEVLDELGASEELIARGIQVTRFAVRDGSRRLLTVPFGQLPTAHPYTLMVPQYETESVLLARLRALGGDVHRPHEVISVVQDEDGVTLTTSTGQTLRAGYAVGTDGMHSTVREASGIGFAGSAYSESFVLADVVMDWAPGPSEVSLTFGTAGLTVVAPLPGGHYRVVATVDDAPPTPDLAFVQRLLDERAPGQAEVTGLAWSSRFRVHHRVADHYRVGRVLLAGDAAHVHSPAGGQGMNTGIQDGHALGQAFATGRLDGYEARRRPVAQRVVAFTDRMTRIATTRNTVARGTRNIVLPLLGHTGLPRKLATELAELNYR, from the coding sequence ATGAACGCCGCCGCACTCCCCGCCCGCACCGAGGTCGCCATCGTCGGCGCCGGCCCCGCCGGCCTCGCGCTCGCCGTCACACTCGCCGCCTCCGGCATCGACTTCGTCGTCCTGGACAAGCTGGCGGAGGGCGCGAACACCTCGCGTGCCGCCGTCGTGCACGCCCGCACCCTGGAGGTCCTGGACGAGCTGGGAGCCTCCGAGGAGCTGATCGCGCGCGGCATCCAGGTCACCCGGTTCGCCGTTCGTGACGGCTCCCGCCGGCTGCTGACCGTTCCGTTCGGCCAGCTGCCCACGGCCCACCCCTACACGCTGATGGTTCCCCAGTACGAGACCGAGAGCGTGCTGCTGGCCCGGCTGCGGGCGCTCGGCGGCGATGTGCACCGCCCGCACGAGGTCATTTCGGTCGTCCAGGACGAGGACGGCGTCACGCTCACCACGAGCACCGGGCAGACCCTGCGCGCCGGGTACGCAGTCGGCACCGACGGCATGCACAGCACCGTGCGCGAAGCGTCGGGCATCGGGTTCGCCGGCAGCGCCTACAGCGAATCCTTCGTGCTCGCCGACGTCGTGATGGACTGGGCTCCGGGCCCCAGCGAGGTGTCGCTCACCTTCGGCACCGCCGGTCTCACCGTCGTCGCCCCGCTCCCCGGCGGCCACTACCGCGTCGTCGCCACCGTGGACGACGCTCCGCCCACCCCGGACCTCGCCTTCGTCCAGCGGCTGCTCGACGAACGCGCCCCCGGCCAGGCCGAGGTCACCGGTCTGGCATGGTCGTCACGGTTCCGGGTGCACCACCGGGTCGCCGACCACTACCGGGTCGGCCGTGTGCTGCTGGCCGGCGACGCCGCCCACGTGCACAGCCCCGCCGGCGGCCAGGGGATGAACACCGGTATCCAGGACGGCCACGCCCTGGGCCAGGCGTTCGCCACCGGCCGGCTCGACGGCTACGAGGCCCGGCGCCGCCCCGTCGCCCAGCGGGTGGTCGCCTTCACCGACCGGATGACCCGCATCGCCACCACCCGCAACACCGTCGCCCGCGGCACCCGCAACATCGTCCTTCCCCTGCTCGGCCACACCGGCCTGCCCAGGAAGCTCGCCACCGAACTCGCCGAGCTCAACTACCGGTAG
- a CDS encoding response regulator transcription factor yields MPHQPAAHDGAVRVLIVDDEPELRELLSVAVAAAGWHPFLAPDGHSAVQLSRACRPHVVVLDWMLPDLNGLRVLRRLRHDHAGLPILMLTARDALDHRLDGLSAGADDYVTKPFSLEEVMLRLRGLLRRCGLGTEESSEDGSVRALGDLVLSEQGRKAHRGGVSLRLTAKEFDLLWFLMGHPRQVFSKAHLLDHVWNSSFDGEGNLVEVYVHSLRSKIDKGRTPMIHTVRGAGYVLRAAHEGP; encoded by the coding sequence ATGCCACACCAACCCGCAGCACATGACGGTGCCGTCCGTGTACTGATCGTCGATGACGAACCGGAACTCAGGGAGCTGCTGTCCGTGGCCGTCGCCGCGGCGGGATGGCACCCCTTCCTCGCCCCGGACGGGCACAGCGCCGTACAGCTCTCGCGAGCGTGCCGTCCGCACGTCGTCGTCCTGGACTGGATGTTGCCCGACCTCAACGGCTTACGAGTACTGCGCCGGCTGCGGCACGACCATGCGGGGCTGCCCATCCTCATGCTCACCGCCCGGGACGCGCTCGACCACCGACTGGACGGCCTGTCGGCGGGCGCGGACGACTACGTGACCAAGCCTTTCTCGCTGGAGGAGGTGATGTTGCGACTGCGCGGGCTGCTGCGCCGTTGCGGCCTCGGTACCGAGGAGTCCTCCGAGGACGGATCCGTTCGAGCGCTGGGCGACCTGGTTCTGTCGGAGCAGGGCCGCAAGGCGCACCGTGGCGGAGTGTCGCTCAGGCTCACGGCGAAGGAGTTCGACCTCCTGTGGTTCCTGATGGGCCATCCCCGACAGGTGTTCAGCAAGGCTCACCTCCTTGACCACGTCTGGAACAGTTCGTTCGACGGGGAGGGAAACCTGGTCGAGGTCTACGTCCACAGTCTCCGGTCGAAGATCGACAAGGGCCGGACTCCGATGATCCACACCGTGCGAGGGGCCGGATACGTGCTCCGGGCCGCGCACGAGGGTCCATGA